Part of the Sebastes umbrosus isolate fSebUmb1 chromosome 3, fSebUmb1.pri, whole genome shotgun sequence genome is shown below.
TGCGaggcttttacttgtagtggagtattttcacagtgtggtattgttacttttacttgagtaaattattggaatacttcttccaccactgttgaaGTGAAGGTTGGTTAAAGATTAAAGTTGTTTTGAGGAAAAGGTCACATGGTGTCTTAAATGTGAAGGGTTCTTCCTCTGGGGATGATGAATGTTGGTAAACTGGCATCGCAATATGGCTgcaatgttttttatatatatgtttcttGTTTACAAATTGGAATAGTTGGACTATCCAGAATAAattgtagaaaataaatatCTACATGTAATTCTGTCTCTCAACATGCTGCAGATATAATCTTCACAGTAGACGGTCTCAGTCCGTCCACGAGTCTCTTCAGTCTCCAAACACTCGGTGTGAAAACTACCAGCAGAGTTTTGACCTCCGCACCCTGAGAGCGCTGACTGTCCTCCATCACCGTCCTGCTGTCCTGGAGCAGCGCCCCCCTCAGACGACTCACCAGGACCAATTTCCAGACCggtctcttctctttcctcctcagTAGTTCAGAACAATGTGCTCTCGATGTGGAAATATTTCAGGATTTATGGATTCTTCACACAAAACAGAAAAGtgcattcaaaactttacttaagtaaaagcacaaaagtagTTGCAtccaaatatacttaaagtaccaaaagtaacagcccatttcagaatcatatacattatattattggattataatcattgatgcattaatgtgtacttTAATATTACAGCTAgccaattaaattaaattacattttattaatttttaattacttaaagggactgtttgtaactttcagaattgcttgttaacagcgacacatgtggccgttaagtcaacgcaagtcagcgtcgggctcgcgctaaatagacatgaacgagcatcgctcaaaacagtgaggcgaaacACGTcagataaaaccacaatatcactctatatttcacctgcttggcagtaatgttagctgaccagacagaggtctctccatgaatcaatgctgatcctagtgttggcttttcctgcctcagcctccggggctgaggcaggaaaagtaacgttatcgtctccaaccgcagccggaggaaacagggagacaccggcacctggtcggagacgataacgtttctcgctgcagagccccgtcacttcacaagacacggaaaacctctgttggtctggaggagctgcagcagttttttatgcacaaacgtccactgtacattcactagatattctcagagttactaactcttctgcagtgtgtagtgagcgcgcatgaatgtgaggtggagcgagaacgagctcattatgcgagcgcgcatgggaaaccgacctgttagatttatacgtgtaaaaagttacaaacagtccctttaaagatagggtcgacaatgttggaaagctagcataatttgaaagtagcatcgcctcaggagctccgtctaaacgcccccccctcccctcggaactccttccaaggcaacgcaccccacacacatgcacgagcaccgccgcatcgtaactacttcacagacacagagctcaCCTCAATTCAACAatgctacctcatgacaagtaactgCGACAGTGCTACttttggctgagttttctcttccattctccagtaaacttgcggcggcgacccgctttgagttcaggctggtgcacgccaagggtagagtacgagcagcgaggcagggaggcatctgattggttctttccaagcggatcgcgaggcagtgattggtagacatttttacaggattacagcagctacaggtgacggctcttttccgttcctttttcagagctcataagtaatggatcgctgtcgggatgttaaagaccatttcaaccaatataacaaatagtgtatactggataacatcgtcaaccctgcctttaataataaataattacattatgttttatttaaatgtatttatttattttttggcccGCCACTACCGGAGGAGGACTAAATTTacgttttgtttatttattttttcttgaaattagTAGCCAATGAGGGAGAAGAAACATGATAATACAactaatcataatcataatcataatcacagTCTTAAGGATAATAATattactttaaaataataacaagaataacaagaacaagaacacgaacaagaacaacaagaacaagaaaaaacaacaacaacaacaacaacaacaacaacaacaacaacaacaataataataataatattgttttgaaaagaaaaagaagaaagaaggggCAAACAAGCTGACCAATAAAAccctgctctttttttttttagcacccCGGCAGATTGAGAgcattagagctgaaacaaatagtaagattaatcaataagtacactgacagaaaattaatctatttaggtaatcaattaataatttgaGCCACTTTTCAAGCATAGAGGTTAAACATTTGCTTCTTCAGCTTCTCAAAAGTGAGGATTTGCTTCTGTTCTTTGTGTCGTATGcagaggtggaaagtaactaagcacatttacttaagtaatttttttagtactttttatgctactttctacttgaTTAATGTGACTATTTGTTTCAGCTTTAATGCGAacatatacatgtgtgtgtgtgaaaagttGTAAACAAGCGCTCAGGTTGtttaaaaaattgtaaaaatgttcttTGTATGAACACACCTGAATTACATGAAACCGGTTCTGTAGCTGTTAGTTACAGTTACGTCACATCTGTGACcgacatgaaaaacaaaaaacaatgtaaaaaattactttttatgctactttctacttctactccactacaattcagagacaaatattgtactttttactccaccacatttatttgataacttatatatatatatatatatataaatgagaaCTTTTGGTactaaaaaaagtatattttgatacttttgtacttttatttaagtaaaagttgaatgcatgacttttgcttgtaacagagtatttgtgcactgtggtatttctacttttactcaagtaaaatatctgagtacttcttccaccactggtcatATATTTAGTGTACTACTGTAAATAGTATACTAAATATAACCTGTACTACTTAGTATAGtaaatatattttagttttgGGCTTGGTTagttgataaaaaaacaaaacaagcaacttgAAGGCACCGCTTTGGGCTCTGGAGAGTCAGATGTCCCTAGACGTAATCAGGTGAAATAAGTGAAAAAACCTGTGTGGGTGGATTAACGTCGCTGTGTAAAATGAGACGGTGTTCGTGCAGAAAAACACTTCACATGTCATGAGTTGTGACCTCAGTGAGGAGCCTCAGTAGGAATGTCTACCTATTTGTCTCTAACTGGGGtctgtaatggcaattttcatatctgcagtttaacactgtacctttagataatctcagggcctcacatgttcaacttcgtcaccataggacagtgacctgacattttagttctctgtaactgcaaacaacagattgctgaaatacttgttatgtcttgtgatgctctgttgtctgctgtgtgctgacgcattgatacactttctatccttctcttcttttcttctttgcacttatcttcatgttatgctttaaatgtataaatactgactactctttgtattcggggctcacttgccacagtccacaacaggtggctgtgctcgtgagtccatctgcagtccatctgcagatgttttagttattaatgtatgcctttttattaaattcactgaaagacaagttgttacgttggtttgtgtcttgttttaacagaaactgccaccacaattCATCGCTTAACAAAGAGCTGGAGGGTTAGGGATTAAAAGTGATGAAGAGCATGATGTGACAGCTAACCAGTCTGACAGGCTAACCAATGAATAACTTGCTCACTAACCATAAGCTGTTCATACAatacagcacatacagtagctgTTTGCCACTGCTCATACAGATCTATGATCCACCGGCCAGGTGTAGTTCTGTGGGGAGATCATGTGCTcgtttgtgtgtgcatctgtctgtctgtccgcagCTCATTTCGtatactactggacccatcagcctaatattttCTGTGCTCACTTATGACTGTGTGCTCAAAGACCTCTACGGTTGTGGTGATTCAGTTCCTTCTCCATTCATTCTTCTCTCATTCATTATGTCTCTGTCATCCCTTTACACTGTGTATTTATGAAGaatgcaataaaaaacattgccaaaaaaacataaaaacaaaaacaaacgtacaaaacaaaaacaaagctcCAAATCTCTTTCTTAAACAAGCAAAGAAAAAGGTCAGGATTTGTAGGATGGGTGGGGTCGGAGGTTGACAAGTCACCCATCCAAAGCAAACATATCTTTTACTTCGTACATTTAAGTGCCTTTTTGGTGACTTTGGTGAACTTCTGTATGAACATAGCAGAACATTTCAAGAATTGAACACACCTTCAACAGTTGAGTTACGATGAGAAAAATCAGATCACTGTCCCACAGTGACTATATTAGAACGATAAACTACAGTAGACTTTGTGTGAACTTTGTACCGTTAAACTGATGGTAATGTCTGACatttacacatatttatttactgaaagtgtgttttaaatacaaaatttaGTTTGCTATCTAATCTaagaaaaaacaagcagtaagattttcattttaaaaagtttattcagtaaataaatgtaattgagtacaaaaatcatattttaaatattttgtaatgAGTAGTCTGGGCCTGGCATTTTAACAGAGTACAAGTAGTCACAGGGGTAAATAACTGAGTGAAGTAAACATgtcttaaaatatatttaagatTAGATTCGATTTATTGCCCTTTGCACAGGTACAGGACAGTACAGGTACACTGGAAATATTGTGTAGTTAGTGTTATATAAGCTCCTCTTTGTCTGCTTGTCACCACTTCATGAAAAGACTCACAAGGTGTGTCAGACTCGCCCCTCAGGAGAATGTCTTTTTCTTGAAGTGAAATGTATCCAAACAAtcgaatcatcatcatcaccaccatctgAACCATTTTCATTGTGACCTTTCCGGGTTGAACTTCCTGGATGATGTGTGTTCAGTTTTCACGCATGTGTTTGGATAGTGACACAGCAAAAAACTACAGAAACTAGTTAGCTTTAACAGACAGGAAATGTGATGTAAAACCAAAATTATGAGctaaagaggctaaaaagctcagtagagctgcagagttgggGATAATTCTCTGAGTTTCGAGTTACCACTTTTCAGAGCCTGTAATTgaatattaaaagaaagaaagaatgattCATGCACGAAACTCTGCGGTCAGTTTTACTCATGGGATTGTGATGCTTTATTGTTGCTGTAATTTGATATGGAAGATTACAAAAGCTGTAAATGTCACGTCCAGGTGTTGGGTGAACAGTCTCAGATGTCATTGTGGGCTAAAACTCacatatttcatgttttcacaGTGGTCCCAGCAGTCTTTGTGTGTTGTGTCACAGCTTTGACTTTTTACCTGTTCCTTCAAGGAAATGATGCAGAAAAGTATGACAACTGGTAAAGCAGGTTGGTCCACAGGTGGAAGTTtggtatatatactgtaaaccgTAAGCAAAGAAAGTTTATTCGGGTAGGTGGAAGAACGTGGTAAGAAACACCTTTTCTTTatcttctttttgttattatttgtattgCCATTGTTAGTGctgtttttgttatattgtaTGACAAGTGACAGTTCTATTTAATATTTGACTGTTTGTTTTACTCACCACTTTGTTTGAAGCTGAAAAAAATcgagagattaaaaaaataactaataactaattaattaataaaaacaaattaaaatcatCAATATATTTACCTAGAGCCAGTTATTTGTCTCTGCTCACTTCATGCTGTGTACAACCTGGTCCTTATGACTATTTGCgtattaatgttgaatataatTAAAAGACAGATGTATCTCTTAATAGCATTACTCTTAccgatacaaaatgtgcaaattgTTTATCTTCTTCTGTAGTGTAAAGaagtaaaatgacaaaaatacccAATTTATTCTAAAtatgaattgtttttttaagagttcttcttcaaatatatatataataataagtacATTAACATGAATTTACTTAAACTTAAATTCAGCatttaagatttatttttcttaagaaaatgttttgcttgtttttctcgGTTCATTTCCCTTGATTCACAGATTTTCTAGACATGAAATTTTCGATTttggagacagaaaaaaataacacttgATTCTTTTAAATAGTTGACTGGACCTGTAATCAGGTAAAACAATCACATGAGTTTTTAGCCATAATCTGAATCAAAACCAACAGTTCTTtgcctttttctctccatctgctgCTGACTGTTCATTAGCGTGTTGTAAACTGTTCTCACCACTAGAGGGCCCTGTTTGCTGTAAACTGAGCTGAACACTGAACATCAGTTTAAACCAGTCTATCTAATATTTTGATATTCCCATTTTCCCCATAGAAGGCATTGACATGAAGTTGGGGCTACTGGTGGTGTTGGCAGTGGCGGTTCTGGTGCCGAGCCTCTCCGAGGGCCGGATCGTCTCCAGATGTGAGCTGAGAGAAATGCTTAGGGAGACAATCACCCTGCCCCGACGTCTTCAAAAGATGAAGGACAAAATCCTGGCATCAGGTGAGGTTAATAAATGGTGGGTTAGGTGGTCTGAGATGTAGAGAGTCAGCTCATGACCTCCAGAGTCACCAGCATGAATCTCTCAAAGAAAATACAGAGCAGGAAGACGGCTAAGAGTAAGAGAGTTTGCTCCTGCAAACAGGAAAAGtaagaataataaaaagtgGATGTTAAAGGAAGACAATTTCACTTATGGACATattctcttctttttccttgTTTGCTTCCTGCCATCTGCTTGCACAACTTGTTTGCTGCAGTTATATGTGAGGCGTATAGGAGGTCCCGCCTGGACACCGGCCTGGTCAAAGTGTACGGCAAACGCAGAACTACAACGACAGCAACGCCAACAACTGTGGTCACAGCTCCCTCATCAACAACGACCGAGCGAATGACAACTGAACCATCGACCGATCCGACTGCTGAACCATCGACCAAACCGACTACTGAACAGTCGACCAAACCGTCTACTGAACCATCGACCAAACCGACTATTGAACCATCGACCAAACCGTCTACTGAACCATCAACCAAACCGTCTACTGAACCATCGACCAAACCGACTATTGAACAATCGACCAAACCGTCTATTGAACCATCGACCAAACCGTCTGCTAAACCATCGACCAAACCGTCTGCTAAACCATCGACCAAACCGTCTGCTAAACCATCGACCAAACCGTCTGCTAAACCATCGACCAAACCGTCTACTAAACCATCGACCAAACCGTCTGCTAAACCATTGACCAAACCGTCTACTGAACCATTGACCAAACCAACTACGGAACCAACGACCGAACCGACTACTGAAACAACGACCACCGAGCCGACGACCACCGAAACTGGCAACGTCAGACGAAAACGTAAGGCGGACACAACCAGCGAGGATTCTGACtcgacagagagagacaggaagctgAAGGAACTGCTGAACAAGGTGTCGCAGGAAGACGAGGGCGGGGTGACGCAGGATGACAACAGTATGGACGAAGAGAGCGACGAGAGCGATGAGAGTGATGAGAGTGATGAGAGTGTTGAGAGTGATGAGAGTGATGAGAGTGATGAGAGTGATGAGAGTGTTGAGAGTGATGAAAGTGGGGTGATGCAGGATGACGACATAACAGGCTATGAGGACGAAGAGAGCAATGAGGGCGGGGTGACACAGGATGACAACATGATGGGCTATGAGGATGAAGAGAGTAATGAGAGCGATGAGGCTGAAGAGAGCAATGAGGGCGGGGTGACACAGGATGACAACATGATGGGCTATGAGGATGAAGAGAGTAATGAGAGCGATGAGGATGAAAAGAGCGATGAGGGTGGGGTGATGCAGGTTGACGACATAACAGGTGATGAGGACGAAGAGAGCGATGAGGGCGGGGTGATGCAGGATGACGGCATTATAGGCGATGAGGACGAAGAGAGCGATGAGGGGGCCAGCGAAAAGGAAGACGAGGAAGAAGAGGTTGAGGAAGATGGGAAACGTAAGAAGCGTTCCTTCCGTCACTGGAAGCCTAAAAGGAAGATGAGGCCGTGGTCTGTCGGTTTTTACGGGCTCTTCCAGCTGTCTGACGCGTCCTTCTGTGATTCAGGTTATCGCAGGTCCAAAAACAGGTGCCACACAGACTGCAGAGGTGAGTCTTTGAACCAGAGACTACAGacatgatatttatttaaactaGATATTTTGCATATTAATAACGATTCCTTCTTTCCCCTGAAGCCTTCACCGATGACAACATAATGGATGACATTGATTGCATTGTGAGGACTGGTTACTGGCGGTAAGTTTGTATACAGCAAAGTTAAAGTGATACTTCATCctcatatatatctatatgcaATAGGTGGTTTGTTTACAGCATATAAATGCATATGTATATACCAgctcagtcacacagcagttcgtgtatatagacacgaatttcacatttttattgtgatggtcagcacaaaatctatttgtatgttaatccacgtaattgtgaaccaggaagtataaagagtggcgaaCGCCGCGTAGGAaatactggcatggccatttgcaAAGgagttccttgacctctgac
Proteins encoded:
- the LOC119483749 gene encoding cell surface glycoprotein 1-like — encoded protein: MKLGLLVVLAVAVLVPSLSEGRIVSRCELREMLRETITLPRRLQKMKDKILASVICEAYRRSRLDTGLVKVYGKRRTTTTATPTTVVTAPSSTTTERMTTEPSTDPTAEPSTKPTTEQSTKPSTEPSTKPTIEPSTKPSTEPSTKPSTEPSTKPTIEQSTKPSIEPSTKPSAKPSTKPSAKPSTKPSAKPSTKPSAKPSTKPSTKPSTKPSAKPLTKPSTEPLTKPTTEPTTEPTTETTTTEPTTTETGNVRRKRKADTTSEDSDSTERDRKLKELLNKVSQEDEGGVTQDDNSMDEESDESDESDESDESVESDESDESDESDESVESDESGVMQDDDITGYEDEESNEGGVTQDDNMMGYEDEESNESDEAEESNEGGVTQDDNMMGYEDEESNESDEDEKSDEGGVMQVDDITGDEDEESDEGGVMQDDGIIGDEDEESDEGASEKEDEEEEVEEDGKRKKRSFRHWKPKRKMRPWSVGFYGLFQLSDASFCDSGYRRSKNRCHTDCRAFTDDNIMDDIDCIVRTGYWRRIQKKCRRVNAAEYFAECHDLSGQPFLT